ttatttgatttgtttttatttggtttGATGGTGACATATTTTTGGATATGGTGCACCTAAATTACAAAAGATGGTTAAAAGAAACCTTTCTTTAACTACAAGTTCTTTCGATTGTGAGAGAAATTTGAGTACTTTTGAGGGGGTGAGTACTTAATTAGTAATTGCTTACTGAATTATTGTTTATTGACTTAATAATTAATCTATTTATTTAATATAGATCCAtacaaataaaagaaatagactagaTACTGAAAGGTTGAACAATTTAGTTTATGTTCAATACAATGGCAAGATCATATATAAAAAGAGAAGACAAGAAGCAAAAGGAGTAGATGCCTTACTTGCTAGTGAAACAACTATGACATAAGGATGGATTGTTGATGGTGGAGATGAAGACGTTGAGACAAATATTGAAGATGTCAAAGAACCTCACAAAAAAGAATTTGTATCagatgaagaagaggaagatgtcatgaattttgaatttgaatctgATACAGAGGAAGTATTGGAGAAATATGGAGATGAACTAGAAGAAGAATTATGGATATAGGAGATtatatgagttattttgtgacttGTGAGAAAATTTTTACTGTTTTGTATGCCTTGTCAGTTTTAGACTTTCAGTTTGTAGTTTGTACTTTGATCTTTTAATATTCACATTCTATTATAGATTATGTATCAGTTATAACTCATATTCGGTTCAGGATTTAGGCGGAAATTATAAGTGAGAggtaataatgaaaataatatagtAAAGGGTTGCTAGATAATTCAAATAAAATGTGATATTACTTACCCCAAACAGTCAATATTATCAGTCCTATCGTAAAATACAAGCAAATATATTACATAGATATTTTGCCCTAacattgtgattctttatatgGAAAGGTTTAATATCCATATTTTGTATCTACTAATAGAATTAACTTTAAGAtctaatataaatatttatgTAAATATTAATTATGTCAACTTAAGAGAATGGAGGGGTGTTGGATAATTatagatagaaaaaaaaacacaatgaGATGTAACCTTCATGAATCCAAAAACTTAAGGATATCAAATCCTCTGTTTCCAAAATCATCTGTCCCCATGTATCACTCGTCGTCCTAGTCCATCGTCGGCGGCCTCCTGCTATCGCCCTGATCAACACTATAATCCTTGGAGAAGGTGAACCCATAGGGTCACCATAGGTAGGATCAGCGCTAGAATCCGACCGAATCTTAGCAGACTTTTCTCAACCATCATTTGAATCCCTGCTCAAATCCGATTAGATTCCGGCGTCGATCATGCTGATGGCGACCCTCTTGGATTCACCTTCCCCAAGAGTTATAGTGTTGATCGAGATGATGATCAAAAGCTATCGACAGTGGACTGAGACGATGAGTAGGACACGGGGACAAGGAATTTTAGAGACACGATTTATCTAAAAATTAAGGggccttttttatttttatccaatGGACAATATTGtaataaatagtaaaattataagtattttaatatttaaaaaagcGGATTTTCCCTGTCCGCTAGCCTGTCGCTCACACTCCACGATCATATCTTCTACCGATCGTCGAACCCTAGAAGAGCTCGCGCTCCTCCCCCGCCGGCCATCTCTTCCGCCAGTCCTACCGCTGCTGAGCATCTCTTCGACGAATACCTCCTGCCGCCGATTAGGTTCctcctcatcttcttcttctagttttcctcttcttctttttcttctagtttctttttatactggttccttcttcttcttcttcttcttcttctggtttcttccttctttttccaAATACTGATCTGGTTGAATTTCGGTATTTGTGTGAGCAAATTGTTTAATTCCAATAGACGTCCGCATCAATTGTTGtcgtttttttcctttcttttttgtttttctatAATATTGAATGTTGTCTCTCCGATTCAATAGTGTAATCAAACGTAGGAATTGAATACAACGTTCGACTCTAGATTCCATTCCATTTTCATTCCTATTCCTATTGCAATTCCATTGGATCATCCATATGACTTTTCCTGATGGTGTTTCCACGAATTCTAGGGGCTACTCGCCCTCTTCATAGTAATGGCTACATTCTCCCCCATATCGGTTTCATTACTCGTCGTTTCCTCTTCGTTGATCCTTCCGATGGAACTTGCTCTTCTTCTATGTGCAACTCTACAATCTCCGAGCAATTCGTCCTTAAAGAGCTCTCCGACCTCCTCCCTATTGATCTTGACCCTCCAAAACCCCGCCTTTTTACTGAGAGACCAATGCAAGAGTGCGCATTGACTAGCCTTCGGGATCAAATTCTCTCTCCTGATGAGAGGCTTAGGGGAGTCTTTCTTCAGAAGTTACCAGGTAGGTCTGCCCTTGAGTCTGCACTCTCAGCCATCAGCATCGACCTGACCCACGACGTCTACTCTGATGTGCTAAACAAGGGAAACCTAGGCGGAGCAGCTATGGTCTCCTTCTTCAGCTGGGCAATTCAACAGCCAAAGGTGGTACCGTGTACCAAAACTTACAATGTGATGTTGAGGGCCCTTGGCCGGAGGAAATTCTTTGACTTTGTTGATGAAATTTTGCTTCGAATGAAGGATGATGATGTTAAAGTCAATGCCGAAACCTTGGAGATTTTAATGGACAGCTATGTTAGGGCTCGCCGAGTTTTGAAAGCCGttgaacttttcaaaaatttGGCAGAGATTGGAGCTGAGCGTAATGTTGAATCTCTCAATATATTGTTAAAATGCTTGTTTCGAAGATCTCATTTCAAGGTTGCAAATTCTTTGTTCCACACAACTAAAGGAGAAATCTCTTTTGACTGTACAACATATAATGAGATGATTGGTGGATGGGCAAAGTTTGGTAGGGTTGATAAGGTAGAGAGCTACTGGATGATGATGACAGCAGATGGTTTCAGCCCTAATAGTGTGACATATAAACACATCATTGAGGCATTTGGACGGGCAGGACGGATTGATGAAGCTGTAGATATCTTCAAGAAGATGAAGGAGAAGGATTGTCCCCAAGATACCATTTCTTACAATGCAATGATCTCTAACTTCATAGCACTTGGAGAATTAGACAGAGGCATTGAGTACTATAGAGGCATGATAGAGAAGGAATGCTCACCAAATATTGATACCTACAGTATATTGATTTGCGCACTCCTCAAAGTGAGGAGAGTTGCGGATGCCCTTGAaatttttgatgagatggtgtgTTGTGGAATTTTGCCTAGCACAGGGATGATCACTTCCATCATTGAGCCTTTATGTAGCTTTGGACCTCCCCATGCTGCTATGGTTATTTATAACAAGTGTAGGAAAGCAGGATGTAAATTGTCTCTGAGAACTTACAAACTTCTTCTTATGAGGCTTTCAAGGTTTGGCAAAGTTGGGATGGTGCTAAAAATCTGGAAGGAGATGCAAGATAATGGTTA
The genomic region above belongs to Zingiber officinale cultivar Zhangliang chromosome 11A, Zo_v1.1, whole genome shotgun sequence and contains:
- the LOC122031164 gene encoding putative pentatricopeptide repeat-containing protein At5g43820, with the translated sequence MVFPRILGATRPLHSNGYILPHIGFITRRFLFVDPSDGTCSSSMCNSTISEQFVLKELSDLLPIDLDPPKPRLFTERPMQECALTSLRDQILSPDERLRGVFLQKLPGRSALESALSAISIDLTHDVYSDVLNKGNLGGAAMVSFFSWAIQQPKVVPCTKTYNVMLRALGRRKFFDFVDEILLRMKDDDVKVNAETLEILMDSYVRARRVLKAVELFKNLAEIGAERNVESLNILLKCLFRRSHFKVANSLFHTTKGEISFDCTTYNEMIGGWAKFGRVDKVESYWMMMTADGFSPNSVTYKHIIEAFGRAGRIDEAVDIFKKMKEKDCPQDTISYNAMISNFIALGELDRGIEYYRGMIEKECSPNIDTYSILICALLKVRRVADALEIFDEMVCCGILPSTGMITSIIEPLCSFGPPHAAMVIYNKCRKAGCKLSLRTYKLLLMRLSRFGKVGMVLKIWKEMQDNGYDSDKEVYEYIVNGLCNVGQVDNAVLVVEESLRRGFCLPRTVYSKLNSKLLQMNKVERAYRLFLKVKVARKNANSRSYWRANGWHF